The Triticum dicoccoides isolate Atlit2015 ecotype Zavitan chromosome 6A, WEW_v2.0, whole genome shotgun sequence genome has a window encoding:
- the LOC119317432 gene encoding pentatricopeptide repeat-containing protein At1g74900, mitochondrial-like — MPPPPPPPTSLSPSSPTPSTAPPPSPRQIAALVLNHPSSNLTTASARSLSASLLAVAPALPTPVANRVLKLLWHHAPRALLFFHSLLHLPTRAHAVSPCTIDLALDLSARLRHPRQLTNSILALFPRLRLPFTPRTFPILFERFAASQRRPDIAVRLFLSLHRSHRVVQDLPLFNSLLDALGKSRHASKAASLVRALERRFPPDVVTYNTLADGWCRVKDTSRALDLLRQMAESGITPTKTTYNIILKGFFRAGQMQHAWNFFLQMKKRGAKDERCKPDIVSYTTIIHGLGVAGQLDKARKLFDEMSKEGCTPSVATYNALIQVICKKGNVEDAVTVFDDMVRQDYVPNVVTYTVLIRGLCHAGKIDRAMKLMERMKDEGCEPVVQTYNVLIRYSFEEGEIEKALCLFERMSKGEDCLPNQDTYNIIISSMFVRKRAEDMATAARMVMEMVERGYLPRRFMLNRVLNGLMLTGNQQISRDLLRMQEKYRRLRREIRL; from the coding sequence atgccgccgccgccgccgccgccgacctcgctcTCGCCATCCTCCCCCACGCCTTCAACCGCACCACCCCCATCCCCGCGCCAGATCGCCGCCCTCGTGCTTAACCACCCGTCGTCCAACCTCACCACCGCATCGGCCCGCTCCCTCTCGGCGTCCCTCCTCGCCGTCGCCCCGGCCCTCCCGACGCCCGTGGCCAACCGCGTCCTCAAGCTCCTCTGGCACCACGCGCCGCGcgcgctcctcttcttccactcgctCCTCCACCTCCCCACCCGCGCGCACGCCGTCTCCCCCTGCACCATCGACCTCGCGCTCGACCTCTCCGCgcgcctccgccacccacgccagctCACCAACTCCATCCTCGCGCTCTTCCCGCGCCTCCGCCTGCCCTTCACCCCGCGCACTTTCCCCATCCTCTTCGAGCGCTTCGCCGCGTCGCAGCGCCGGCCCGACATCGCCGTCCGCCTCTTCCTCTCGCTCCACCGCTCCCACCGCGTCGTGCAGGACCTCCCCCTCTTCAACTCCCTCCTCGACGCGCTCGGGAAGTCGCGCCATGCCAGCAAGGCCGCCTCCCTCGTCCGCGCTCTCGAGCGGCGCTTCCCCCCGGACGTTGTCACGTACAACACCCTCGCCGACGGATGGTGCCGCGTCAAGGACACATCCCGCGCGCTTGACTTGCTGCGGCAGATGGCCGAGTCCGGCATCACGCCCACGAAGACAACCTATAATATCATCCTCAAAGGCTTCTTCCGTGCTGGGCAGATGCAGCACGCGTGGAACTTCTTCCTCCAAATGAAGAAGAGGGGGGCCAAGGACGAGAGATGTAAGCCGGACATCGTATCGTACACTACCATCATTCATGGGCTGGGTGTTGCTGGGCAGCTAGACAAAGCTCGCAAACTGTTCGATGAAATGTCTAAAGAAGGTTGCACGCCGTCTGTGGCAACTTACAATGCGCTTATCCAGGTGATATGTAAGAAGGGAAATGTGGAGGATGCAGTCACAGTGTTTGATGATATGGTTCGACAGGATTACGTGCCAAATGTGGTCACCTATACCGTCTTGATTCGAGGTCTCTGCCATGCTGGGAAAATTGACCGGGCTATGAAGCTCATGGAGAGAATGAAAGATGAAGGCTGTGAGCCAGTCGTTCAGACATACAATGTTCTAATAAGATATTCATTTGAGGAAGGGGAGATCGAGAAGGCCTTGTGTTTGTTTGAGAGGATGAGTAAAGGAGAGGACTGCCTGCCTAACCAAGATACATACAATATCATAATAAGTTCAATGTTTGTGCGCAAGAGGGCTGAGGACATGGCAACGGCGGCGAGGATGGTGATGGAGATGGTGGAGAGAGGCTACTTGCCAAGAAGGTTCATGCTCAACCGCGTTCTGAATGGGTTGATGTTGACAGGGAATCAGCAAATTTCTAGAGATCTGTTGAGAATGCAAGAGAAATATAGACGCCTGCGACGAGAAATAAGATTGTGA